Proteins from a genomic interval of Colletotrichum higginsianum IMI 349063 chromosome 6, whole genome shotgun sequence:
- a CDS encoding Camp-regulated phosphoprotein family protein: protein MNPLQKNKIDVSSLSPEEQRLFRLYGKLPSRSDHFAKHLKDRKYFDSGDYAMSKAGKGDSVDTGAVGSQHPVPEDIPHLSSPVNNSSSSLNGNKHHGSIPGGAHAGSPVKEASFLNRETSAEEVEHKDKGNSSPVDGTAKTESIPIRR, encoded by the exons ATGAACCCTCTTCAGAAGAACAAGATTGACGTCTCG TCTCTCTCGCCCGAGGAACAGCGTCTCTTCCGCCTCTACGGCAAGCTTCCCTCTCGTTCCGACCACTTCGCCAAGCACCTGAAGGACCGCAAGTACTTCGACTCGGGCGACTATGCCATGtccaaggccggcaagggcGACAGCGTTGACAcgggcgccgtcggctcCCAGCACCCCGTTCCCGAGGACATACCCCATCTTTCGAGCCCCGTCAACAAttcgtcctcctcccttAACGGCAACAAGCACCACGGCAGCATCCCCGGCGGTGCCCACGCCGGCAGCCCCGTGAAAGAGGCGAGCTTCCTCAACCGGGAGACcagcgccgaggaggtcgaaCACAAAGACAAGGGGAACAGCTCGCCTGTCGACGGAACCGCCAAGACGGAGAGCATTCCTAtccgaagatga
- a CDS encoding Neutral/alkaline non-lysosomal ceramidase, translating into MPPGRSVEKSPASPAAAAQPATPPSSRRALVCLVALGLSLLAVYGLYTPIRSSYEVGKWFPGNPSNFAGAGVDKHNDLYLVGTGRADITGPVVEINMMGYADPKQLGTGLRQRLYARAFIIGSVNRREDRFIYVVLDTQSGDTAVRYGVLHGLAELGYGYSMYGHHNLALTGTHSHSGPGAWLNYLLPQITSKGFDKQSYRAIVDGTLLAIRRAHESLEPGHISIGATKVTGANINRSLYAYMANPEEERARYNISAEEDGSVEKDMTLLKFQRASDGKSIGVLTWFPTHGTSMLGNNTVISGDNKGVAAWLFEKSMRGKPDAAKDFVAGFSQANMGDVSPNVLGAFCEDGSGDPCDFKTSTCSDGKSQKCHARGPFFRKKDNGAASCFEIGKRQYAAAKRLFDDMGSNAQRVRGSWVRSFHTFHNMSEFQFELPNGTEVRTCPAALGYSFAAGTSDGPGAFDFTQHDSNSSNTSPLWKVVGGLLKAPTQSQVACHSPKPILLDVGEVFNPYQWTPNVVDIQAFRVGQLVIIVSPGEASTMAGRRWKDAVRNKAESLFAEDAEVKPVVVIGGPANSYTHYITTQQEYGIQRYEGASTLYGPFTLDAYINRTLEYLPTLGASFTNGPPSHAGGPYPPDNSNRSLSFITGVVRDGTPVFRKFGDVKTDVEKRYAIGDVVRATFVGANPRNNLRLEQNYAVVEKLVIDRGAIKKWDIVRDDNDWSLVFNWKRTSDILATSEVEIVWETENDGEPGTYRFRYYGDSKSLSGKISSFEGVSGQFKLR; encoded by the exons ATGCCACCCGGACGGAGCGTCGAAAAGAGCCccgcatcgccggcggcagcagctcaACCAGCTACCCCACCAAGCTCCCGGAGAGCTCTTGTTTGCTTAGTCGCCCTCGGTCTGTCCCTTTTGGCTGTCTACGGACTTTACACGCCTATCCGGAGCTCCTATGAAGTCGGGAAATGGTTCCCCGGAAACCCCAGCAacttcgccggcgccggcgttgacAAACACAATGACTTGTACCTTGTCGGCACCGGCCGCGCCGACATCACTGGCCCCGTCGTAGAAATTAACATGATGGGTTACGCAGATCCCAAACAGCTTGGCACCGGCCTCCGACAGAGACTGTACGCCCGCGCCTTTATTATTGGAAGTGTGAACCGGCGCGAGGACAGGTTCATCTATGTTGTACTGGACACACAGTCGGGAGACACGGCTGTTCGGTATGGCGTCCTTCACgggctcgccgagctgggtTACGGATACTCCATGTACGGGCACCACAACTTGGCTTTGACCGGGACGCACTCTCACTCCGGTCCGGGTGCCTGGCTGAACTATCTGCTGCCCCAGATCACAAGCAAGGGCTTCGACAAGCAGAGCTACCGAGCCATCGTTGACGGCACGCTGCTGGCAATACGTCGTGCCCATGAGAGCCTGGAGCCGGGGCACATTAGTATCGGGGCAACCAAAGTCACCGGCGCCAACATCAACCGCAGCTTGTATGCTTACATGGCGAATCCCGAAGAAGAGCGCGCCAGGTACAACAtcagcgccgaggaggatgggTCTGTTGAGAAAGACATGACCCTGCTGAAGTTCCAGCGAGCCTCTGATGGTAAAAGCATTGGTGTGCTGACATGGTTCCCAACCCATGGCACCTCCATGCTCGGCAACAACACAGTCATATCGGGAGACAACAAGGGCGTAGCGGCCTGGCTTTTCGAGAAGAGCATGCGGGGGAAGCCTGATGCAGCCAAAGACTTCGTTGCTGGCTTCTCCCAGGCAAACATGGGCGATGTCAGTCCCAACGTGCTGGGCGCATTCTGCGAGGATGGTTCTGGCGACCCATGCGACTTCAAGACGAGCACTTGCAGCGACGGGAAGAGTCAGAAGTGCCATGCCAGAGGCCCATTCTTCCGCAAGAAGGACAACGGAGCCGCATCCTGCTTTGAGATAGGCAAGAGGCAGtatgccgccgccaagaggCTATTTGACGACATGGGATCCAACGCTCAGCGAGTTCGCGGTTCGTGGGTCAGGTCGTTCCATACCTTCCACAACATGTCGGAGTTCCAATTCGAGCTACCCAACGGGACAGAAGTGAGAACCTGCCCCGCGGCATTGGGCTACTCGTTCGCAGCGGGGACATCCGATGGCCCTGGTGCGTTCGACTTTACCCAACACGACTCAAACTCGTCAAATACATCACCCCTGTGGAAAGTTGTTGGCGGGCTGTTAAAGGCACCCACACAGAGTCAAGTCGCATGTCATTCCCCTAAACCGATCCTGCTGGATGTCGGCGAAGTCTTCAACCCGTACCAGTGGACGCCCAACGTTGTGGACATCCAGGCATTTCGAGTTGGGCAGTTGGTCATAATCGTCAGCCCGGGAGAGGCCTCTACCATGGCAGGACGACGATGGAAGGATGCCGTCAGGAACAAGGCCGAGTCTTTGTTTGCAGAGGACGCCGAGGTGAAACCTGTGGTAGTGATCGGGGGGCCAGCCAACAGTTATACGCACTACATCACGACGCAACAGGAATACGG AATACAACGATATGAAGGGGCCTCGACTCTATACGGACCCTTTACGTTGGATGCGTACATTAACCGAACTCTCGAGTACCTGCCCACCCTCGGTGCTTCATTCACAAATGGTCCTCCTTCTCATGCCGGAGGGCCGTATCCACCTGACAACAGCAATCGATCCTTGAGTTTCATCACCGGCGTGGTGCGAGACGGAACGCCCGTGTTCCGCAAATTTGGCGACGTCAAGACGGACGTGGAAAAGAGGTACGCCATCGGCGACGTTGTACGAGCCACGTTCGTCGGGGCCAATCCTCGAAACAACCTGCGCCTGGAGCAAAACTACGCTGTCGTGGAGAAGCTGGTGATCGACAGGGGCGCCATCAAGAAGTGGGATATCGTGCGGGACGACAATGACTGGAGCCTGGTCTTCAACTGGAAGCGGACGAGCGACATACTCGCCACGAGCGAGGTCGAGATCGTATGGGAGACGGAGAACGACGGGGAGCCGGGAACGTACCGGTTCCGTTACTACGGAGACTCCAAGTCGTTGAGTGGCAAGATTAGTAGCTTTGAGGGCGTCAGTGGACAGTTCAAACTGCGCTAA
- a CDS encoding F-box domain-containing protein encodes MVEVIPSGLAQNGHNQQSQDSADHVASVARLLLATNLASRQENKMMSREERQAMIDELSKKRAGWRTPRRGWSITDSPVASAQGSPAPNASPYPAPPPTIQHEAVERHAIASVPEQSELPIEQMKHIFHAPQVRRPPLPPPRRSYSVTDYEPPARIHRPSARMDIFDLPAELHFAIFDHLDPIDSTCFGLTNSHFYNIHRRMHGSVPLSSRRNGPNDLEWAWRFAGPLIYHDSATPPAEAFQEHAHALERMRVKGQVYCRKCGISRCELHRHLREWMGTKLEYCSITQKYGPKAPEEAADTCYIKSPKHPHRCGRHAPKPVKSEN; translated from the coding sequence ATGGTTGAAGTCATCCCATCGGGCCTCGCCCAGAACGGGCACAACCAACAGTCCCAGGACTCTGCCGACCACGTAGCCTCTGTTGCTCGCCTACTACTCGCGACCAACCTCGCGTCTCGTCAAGAGAACAAGATGATGAGCCGCGAGGAACGCCAGGCCATGATCGATGAGCTGAGCAAGAAGCGTGCCGGCTGGCGCACTCCTCGTCGCGGCTGGTCCATCACTGACTCTCCCGTTGCATCGGCTCAGGGTAGTCCCGCGCCCAATGCCTCCCCTTAtcccgcccctcctcccactaTCCAGCACGAAGCTGTTGAGAGACACGCCATCGCTTCTGTCCCTGAGCAGTCCGAACTCCCCATCGAACAGATGAAGCACATTTTTCATGCCCCTCAAgtccgccggccgcctctcCCGCCCCCGCGTCGCTCTTATTCAGTAACGGACTATGAGCCCCCGGCCCGCATCCACCGCCCCTCGGCGCGTATGGATATTTTCGACCTTCCCGCCGAGCTGCACTTTGCCATCTTCGACCACCTCGATCCCATTGACAGCACATGCTTCGGCCTGACAAATAGCCACTTCTACAACATCCACCGTCGCATGCATGGCTCTGTGCCCTTGTCGTCCCGTCGCAACGGTCCCAACGATCTCGAGTGGGCCTGGCGCTTCGCCGGCCCCCTCATCTATCACGACTCCGCAACGCCTCCTGCTGAGGCATTTCAGGAGCACGCCCACGCTCTTGAGCGCATGCGCGTCAAGGGTCAGGTTTACTGCCGCAAGTGTGGAATCTCCCGCTGCGAGCTGCACCGTCACCTCCGCGAATGGATGGGGACCAAACTCGAGTACTGCTCTATCACCCAGAAGTACGGTCCCAAGGCTCCCGAGGAGGCTGCCGATACTTGTTATATCAAGTCGCCAAAGCACCCGCACCGCTGCGGCCGGCACGCCCCTAAGCCCGTGAAGTCGGAGAACTGA
- a CDS encoding Cytochrome P450 — MVSSIFVLVGAVIAYGVYSYVAGLQRNIAEAKKVGLPYVVTPASPFSIVWQLTHKFWIPIIKILPKSWWENWLEILIPNWSYNLLHKPFARIGETFMVVSPFQILILTDSAEAIHQITQQRDKFPKLVETYAILKQFGDNVLTTEGVVWRMHRKVTSATFNEKNAALVFAESIKQAQSMTQKWLGPDGRSRQTVETLDHDTMRLALNIISYVGFGMRLLWPGQALPEGTDPKLVKYSSLEAPPGHIMSFVDAIAEMLEHILVLLLVPHKILKMLPFKYTKKAIDSHDSYVQYIDELMQDKIEDLQNGDRGDAGMDLMGQLVRSKYGDVAAHGGINGVLSKSKVPQLSKSEISGNTFIMLVAGHETTANAMHFGLIEIACNPAVQRQLQKDIDGIFGDSDPSTWNYESTVNPMLASMLGACMNETLRMTPAVVEIPKKVNPEGDGIISLDGEKYVLPKGAHISLVGVAAHRNPRNWPSKPSRVTSAEHDLDDYAPERWYRASPNETATEDKSGGDTEDYGGYKGSDTSDKMFRPVRGSYVPFSDGPRSCLGRRIAQVEIIAALSVVFQRYSLELAVDEWASDADVEAMDRAERQKLYRKAQDKCRETVRKASTMLTLKLPQGTSVPIRIVPRGEERFVNFVDSA, encoded by the exons ATGGTGTCTTCAATCTTCGTCCTGGTTGGAGCTGTGATCGCCTACGGCGTCTACTCCTACGTCGCCGGCCTACAGCGCAACATCgccgaggcgaagaaggTCGGCTTGCCCTATGTCGTTACCC CTgcctcgcccttctcgatAGTATGGCAGCTCACCCATAAGTTCTGGATTCCCATCATCAAGATCCTCCCTAAGTCTTGGTGGGAAAACTGGTTAGA GATCCTGATTCCGAACTGGTCCTACAACTTGCTCCACAAGCCTTTTGCGCGCATCGGCGAGACTTTCATGGTGGTATCACCCTTTCAGATCCTCATCCTGACCGACAGCGCCGAAGCTATCCATCAGATCACGCAACAGCGCGACAAGTTCCCTAAGCTAGTCGAGACGTACGCGATCCTGAAGCAGTTCGGCGACAATGTTCTGACCACCGAGGGTGTGGTGTGGCGTATGCACCGAAAGGTTACGTCCGCCACCTTCAACGAGAAGAATGCtgccctcgtcttcgccgagTCCATCAAACAGGCCCAGAGCATGACGCAGAAGTGGCTTGGCCCAGACGGCCGGAGCAGGCAGACCGTCGAGACGCTGGATCACGACACCATGCGTCTCGCGCTCAACATCATCAGCTATGTCGGGTTCGGCATGCGCCTGCTCTGGCCGGGGCAGGCGCTGCCCGAGGGCACGGATCCGAAACTCGTAAAGTACAGCTCGCTGGAGGCGCCTCCGGGCCACATCATGAGTTTCGTCGACGCCATTGCCGAGATGCTAGAGCATATCCTggtcctgctgctggtgccACACAAGATCCTGAAGATGCTGCCCTTCAAGTACACAAAGAAGGCGATCGATTCGCACGACAGCTACGTGCAGTACATTGACGAGCTGATGCAGGACAAGATCGAGGACTTGCAGAACGGCGATCGCGGAGACGCCGGTATGGACCTCATGGGCCAGCTCGTGAGGTCCAAGTATGGCGACGTGGCGGCCCACGGCGGTATCAACGGAGTGCTgtccaagtccaaggtcCCGCAGCTGTCCAAGTCGGAGATCTCGGGCAACACGTTCATCATGCTTGTCGCGGGACACGAGACGACGGCAAACGCGATGCATTTTGGGTTGATCGAGATCGCCTGCAACCCCGCCGTGCAGAGACAGCTACAGAAGGACATCGATGGCATATTTGGCGACAGCGACCCGAGCACGTGGAACTACGAAAGCACGGTGAACCCCATGCTTGCTTCGATGCTGGGCGCGTGCATGAACGAGACGCTGAGAATGACGCCGGCCGTGGTCGAGATCCCCAAGAAGGTGAACCCCGAGGGTGACGGCATCATCTCGCTCGACGGAGAGAAATATGTGCTGCCCAAGGGCGCGCACATCTCCCTTGTGGGCGTGGCGGCGCACCGCAACCCGCGGAACTGGCCATCGAAGCCGAGCAGAGTGACGAGCGCGGAACACGACCTTGACGACTACGCGCCGGAGCGATGGTACCGTGCCAGCCCCAACGAGACGGCGACAGAGGACaagagcggcggcgacacgGAGGACTACGGCGGGTACAAGGGCTCGGACACCAGCGACAAGATGTTCCGGCCGGTGCGGGGGTCTTACGTCCCCTTCTCGGACGGACCGCGGTCGTGCCTCGGGCGTCGCATCGCACAGGTGGAGATCATCGCTGCCCTTTCCGTTGTATTCCAGCGGTATAGCCTCGAGCTGGCGGTGGACGAGTGGGCGTCGGATGCCGATGTCGAGGCCATGGACCGGGCAGAGAGGCAGAAGCTGTACAGAAAGGCACAGGACAAGTGCCGGGAGACTGTCAGGAAGGCATCGACAATGCTGACGCTGAAACTGCCACAGGGGACGAGCGTCCCGATACGGATCGTGccgagaggggaggagaggttTGTCAATTTTGTTGACTCTGCTTAG
- a CDS encoding Myg1 protein — protein sequence MAENAAKRLKMSPVIIGTHNGHFHADEALAVHMLRKLPTYHDSQLIRTRDPKLLETCHTVVDVGGEYDDSKKRYDHHQRGFTTTFPGKNTKLSSAGLVFMHFGKAIIAQKLSEGAEQAVAEDSAEVELLYKKLYESFVEALDAHDNGISVYDPKAVAAAGLEKRFSEGGFTLGSVVGRLNPNWNDPVPSDPAEAQKLEDERFVKASRRIGEEFDADLDYYAKAWLPARAVVQAAFEKRTQYDPEGRVLVLEGQSAPWKDHLYSLEEGKPSVVYVLYPEKPAPGAKWRVQAVPVTKDSFESRKPLPEAWRGFRDEELDGISGIPGGVFVHAAGFIGGNKTFEGARDMAVKALSL from the coding sequence GCGCAAGCTGCCCACCTACCACGACTCCCAGCTGATCCGTACGCGCGATCCCAAGCTCCTCGAGACCTgccacaccgtcgtcgacgtcggtggCGAGTACGACGACAGCAAGAAGCGCTacgaccaccaccagcgCGGCTTCACCACCACTTTCCCCGGCAAGAACACCAAGCTGTCgagcgccggcctcgtcttcATGCACTTCGGcaaggccatcatcgcccagaAGCTCAGCGAGGGCGCGGAGCAGGCTGTCGCCGAGGAcagcgccgaggtcgagctgCTGTACAAAAAGCTGTACGAGAgcttcgtcgaggccctggacGCCCACGACAACGGCATTTCCGTCTATGACCCCAAGGCCGTCGCTGCTGCGGGTCTCGAGAAGCGCTTCAGCGAGGGCGGCTTCACcctcggctccgtcgtcggccgcctGAACCCCAACTGGAACGACCCGGTGCCTTCGGACCCCGCCGAGGCGCAGAAGCTCGAGGATGAGCGCTTCGTCAAGGCGAGCCGCCGCATCGGCGAGGAGTTCGACGCCGACCTTGACTATTACGCCAAGGCATGGCTgcccgcccgcgccgtcgtgCAGGCCGCCTTCGAGAAGCGCACGCAGTACGACCCCGAGGGCCGTGTGTTGGTGCTCGAGGGCCAGAGCGCCCCCTGGAAGGACCATCTGTACTcgctcgaggagggcaaACCCTCGGTCGTGTACGTCCTGTACCCCGAGAAGCCCGCGCCCGGTGCCAAGTGGCGTGTGCAGGCAGTGCCCGTCACCAAGGACTCATTCGAGAGCCGCAAGCCGCTGCCCGAGGCGTGGCGCGGATTCAGAgacgaggagctggacggcATCTCTGGcatccccggcggcgtcttcgtccacGCAGCGGGCTTCATTGGTGGAAACAAGACCTTCGAGGGCGCCAGGGACATGGCGGTCAAGGCGCTGAGTCTGTAA
- a CDS encoding Selenium binding protein: MLSKTSLVTIASFLLSPVAAGPVNANDHSPADKRSPLGISLPPLIPSIPGVTEPLASNAPPLPVLQVPTPPLDSPPFAGANIKPKKIGYFWTGAGDNIHKDFLVTASLDDDTFGQIIGVTDVPTSGNSPHHLGTSLDGKTLIGGGLLSLLKTQDTAFYFDVSNPYAPKFKKSNRALLSSIVDEIRAKPEGGFFITYMGSAVGTSPGRLVETNAEGDIIHEWPEDVAGTLNILGEQFSPHGLAVDFNKGIILTSDFVVPLSILKPTLGIQKASTLRLWNLSDRTIISTITIPDGLGIQDVKFIPGNPESAAIATAVGPGQVWIIYPFRRDSSGKQGVAELLYDLGPKAKDSLAIYSDITDDGKFAYFTITLGNHVAALDISDLNNVKRLDDPNETQPIIGPHYVKISPDKKNLLVTGYFVQAGEISIVNTPGDYKGHWLDILPDGSLSFNRSIDFENIFTRDRGGARPHSSVIFDLTDPENPKYY, from the exons ATGCTCTCCAAGACCTCCCTTGTGACCATCGCGAGCTTTCTGCTCTCTCCAGTCGCAGCTGGACCGGTCAACGCCAACGATCATAGTCCAGCGGATAAGAGAAGCCCCCTAGGCATCAGCCTGCCGCCCTTGATTCCCTCTATCCCCGGAGTGACAGAGCCTTTGGCCTCCAACGCACCTCCTCTCCCGGTCCTTCAGGTCCCCACGCCTCCTCTCGACAGCCCTCCtttcgccggcgccaacatcaagcccAAGAAGATTGGCTACTTCTGGACTGGGGCTGGAGACAATATCCACAAGGACTTTCTGGTGACTGCGAGTCTGGACGAC GACACATTCGGCCAAATCATTGGCGTGACTGATGTGCCGACGAGTGGCAATTCCCCTCACCACTTGGGCACCTCCCTCGACGGGAAGaccctcatcggcggcggcctcctgTCTCTGCTCAAGACCCAGGACACGGCCTTCTACTTTGACGTCTCCAACCCCTATGCGCCTAAGTTCAAGAAGTCTAACCGCGCTCTTCTGAGCTCCATCGTTGATGAGATCCGAGCCAAGCCAGAGGG TGGCTTCTTTATCACATACATGGGCAGTGCTGTGGGCACTTCCCCaggccgcctcgtcgagaccAACGCTGAGGGTGACATCATTCACGAGTGGCCGGAGGACGTCGCCGGAACGCTTAACATCTTGGGCGAGCAGTTCAGCCCGCACGGTCTTGCGGTCGACTTCAACAAAGGCATCATTCTGACCTCGGACTTCGTCGTGCCCCTAAGCATTCTGAAGCCGACATTGGGGATTCAGAAGGCCAGCACTTTGCGTCTGTGGAACCTGTCCGACAGGACCATCATCTCGACCATTACTATTCCCGAT GGGTTGGGTATTCAGGATGTCAAATTCATCCCTGGCAACCCTGAGAGTGCTGCTATCGCCAC TGCCGTCGGGCCGGGCCAGGTCTGGATCATCTACCCCTTCCGACGCGACTCCTCCGGCAAGCAGGGCGTTGCCGAGCTGCTGTACGACTTGGGCCCCAAAGCAAAGGACTCACTGGCGATCTACTCGGACATCACCGACGACGGAAAGTTTGCCTACTTTACCATCACTCTGGGCAACCACGTTGCGGCGCTCGACATCTCGGACCTGAACAATGTCAAGAGACTCGACGACCCCAACGAAACACAACCCATCATCGGTCCCCACTACGTCAAGATCAGCCCCGACAAGAAGAACCTACTGGTTACCGGGTACTTCGTGCAGGCTGGGGAA ATCTCGATCGTGAACACGCCGGGTGACTACAAGGGTCACTGGCTCGATATCCTCCCGGATGGAAGTCTGAGCTTCAACAGGTCGATTGACTTTGAGAACATCTTCACTCGCGACCGTGGCGGCGCGCGACCTCACTCGTCTGTCATCTTCGATTTGACTGACCCTGAGAACCCCAAGTATTACTGA
- a CDS encoding Oxalate decarboxylase has product MRPLQVSVLGLFASVAGTTAVPQNVKRDAQFNVGQPIDANGKGGPILGGTDNQVDRDNPDNLGQQPTDNGVVPNLKWRFSDSKTRILNGGWVREQVIQDLPQSHDIAAAQQHLKKGAIRELHWHKVAEWGIVYSGSVIIGAVGEDGKSQVEKLNYGDIWYFPKGAAHYIQGVDDENEYLLAFDEADFDKIGTTFNIVDWLARTPRDILARNFGVDRSVFDKLPTTNPYILNGTVATTNVTVSPDQYLSGNSSFVYRTFEHPPEVVPGNGGEFRKIDSTNFPISKTIAATFVTLKPGGLRELHWHPNAEEWLYFHKGTARATVFIGSTAARTFDLAAGDTFVAPDNSAHYIENTSDTEDLVWIELYKSDRVVDISLAQWLALTPPEVVAQTLKVPVEFVGQLKKEKQILI; this is encoded by the exons ATGAGACCCCTTCAGGTTTcagtcctcggcctctttgCCTCTGTAGCCGGCACAACCGCCGTGCCTCAGAATGTGAAGAGAGACGCCCAGTTCAACGTCGGCCAACCCATCGACGCCAACGGCAAGGGCGGTCCGATCCTCG GCGGCACCGACAATCAGGTCGACAGAGACAACCCCGACaacctcggccagcagccGACCGACAACGGCGTTGTGCCAAACTTGAAATGGAGGTTCTCGGACTCCAAGACCCGAATCCTCAACGGGGGCTGGGTGCGCGAGCAGGTCATTCAGGACCTGCCCCAGAGCCACGACATCGCAGCCGCCCAGCAGCACCTCAAGAAGGGCGCCATTCGAGAGCTACACTGGCACAAAGTCGCCGAATGGGGCATTGTATACTCCGGGAGCGTTATCATCGGGGCGGTCGGTGAGGACGGCAAGAGCCAGGTCGAAAAGCTCAACTACGGTGACATCTG GTACTTCCCCAAGGGGGCTGCTCACTACATCCAgggggtcgacgacgagaacgagtATCTTCTCGCCTttgacgaggccgacttCGACAAGATCGG TACCACCTTCAACATTGTCGACTGGCTGGCCCGCACCCCGAGAGACATCCTGGCCAGGAACTTTGGAGTCGACCGCTCCGTCTTTGACAAGCTGCCGACCACGAACCCGTACATCCTCAATGGGACGGTGGCTACCACCAACGTGACAGTCAGTCCGGACCAGTATCTCTCGGGCAACAGCTCGTTCGTGTATCGCACATTCGAGCACCCGCCCGAGGTGGTccccggcaacggcggcgaaTTCAGAAAGATCGATTCGACCAACTTCCCGATTAGCAAGACGATTGCAGCCACGTTTGTCACGCTGAAGCCTGGGGGCCTACGAGAGCTGCACTGGCATCCCAATGCTGAGGAGTGGCTCTACTTTCACAAGGGGACGGCCAGGGCGACTGTCTTCATCGGAAgcacggcggcaaggacCTTTGACCTAGCGGCGGGCGACACCTTCGTCGCCCCGGATAACTCGGC GCATTATATCGAGAATACCTCCGACACGGAGGACCTGGTATGGATCGAACTGTACAAGTCGGACAGGGTGGTAGACATTTCCCTGGCCCAATGGCTAGCTCTCACACCGCCTGAAGTTGTAGCGCAGACGCTCAAGGTCCCGGTTGAATTTGTCGGGCAgttgaagaaggagaaacAGATATTGATCTAG